AGGAAGTTTTACGGCTCTGCAAGGGAGCTGGCTTTATCTTAAAGCAAGACAAACCCGACCTGCTGCCATACCAAGAGTTCCTGATCTTCGAGAAGCCCTGAACCGGAAATGACTGAGCTGTTTCCGAAATCCTCTAGCAGATTGATGACTCCAAGAGGATTCAGATCGAATTCACGGTGAGGGTATCGGATGCAGCGATGATCGGCGTTGATCCTGAAAGCAAACAAGTTACTTGGTGGTTCTTCAACCAAGACGGCAGTCTAGGCAAGAACACCTGCAAGCTGAAAGAAGAGGGTGTCTGGTCCTTTGAACAACCTTCGGAGGACGCAATCGGAGACAACAGCTACCGAGGTCTTGTCACCCGAATGGACGAGAACACGATCAAGGAAGAGGTACTTGAATTAATTCTGAATGGCGAAGAGCAAGAAAACGGCACGTTCATTTGGAAGCGAGCGTCTTCCACGGGGCAAGATTTTGCAGGAGAACAAAAGGAGGTGTGGGATACGCTGGAAACACAGGTCGCACTCGACCTGAAGAAAGATCTTGATGCTGAGAATGAATATCTTCACCCGAAGGCTTCCTATTGGGGCGATCAATCACCAGCGCCAGTATCAGCGTCGGCAAAGACTTACTCGTACTACGAGAAATGGCTAGAAGGACAAGATGAAGTCGTAGCCCACCA
This window of the Novipirellula artificiosorum genome carries:
- a CDS encoding nuclear transport factor 2 family protein, whose translation is MRVSDAAMIGVDPESKQVTWWFFNQDGSLGKNTCKLKEEGVWSFEQPSEDAIGDNSYRGLVTRMDENTIKEEVLELILNGEEQENGTFIWKRASSTGQDFAGEQKEVWDTLETQVALDLKKDLDAENEYLHPKASYWGDQSPAPVSASAKTYSYYEKWLEGQDEVVAHQMIPVTVVVVDDVAIINFYLHILTKDDEGEQEEMIIRGHNTWKKENGRWLLLSTYNTVVKSDDDD